The following proteins come from a genomic window of Sesamum indicum cultivar Zhongzhi No. 13 linkage group LG10, S_indicum_v1.0, whole genome shotgun sequence:
- the LOC105171358 gene encoding sugar transport protein 13, with protein MAGGGFATSSGGGTEFEAKITPIVIISCIMAATGGLMFGYDVGVSGGVTAMPDFLKKFFPVVYRRTQDKGLDSNYCKYDNQGLQLFTSSLYLAGLTATFFASYTTRRLGRRLTMLIAGFFFVVGVILNAAAQDLAMLIIGRILLGCGVGFANQAVPLFLSEIAPTRIRGGLNILFQLNVTIGILFANLVNYGTAKIKGGWGWRLSLGLAGIPAGLLTLGALFVVDTPNSLIERGYLDEGKAVLKRIRGTDNIEPEFLELVEASRVAKQVKHPFRNLLMRRNRPQLVIAVALQIFQQFTGINAIMFYAPVLFDTVGFGSDAALYSAVITGAVNVLSTVVSIYSVDKVGRRVLLLEAGIQMFLSQAIIAVLLGLKVKDNTDNLSHGYAIFVVILICTFVSAFAWSWGPLGWLIPSETFPLETRSAGQSVTVCVNLLFTFVIAQAFLSMLCHFKYGIFLFFSGWVLVMSFFVLFLVPETKNVPIEEMTERVWKRHWLWRRFMEDGYADEETGKGDGTGKNNGHAQGFNPDSQL; from the exons ATGGCCGGAGGCGGATTTGCCACTTCTTCGGGTGGGGGGACTGAGTTTGAGGCCAAGATCACCCCGATAGTTATCATTTCTTGCATCATGGCTGCCACGGGAGGTCTAATGTTTGGTTACGATGTTGGTGTTTCAg GTGGTGTGACTGCAATGCCCGACttcttgaaaaaattcttTCCGGTAGTGTACCGGAGGACACAGGACAAAGGATTGGACAGTAATTACTGCAAATATGACAATCAAGGTCTACAGTTGTTCACGTCATCGCTGTATCTCGCCGGGCTGAcagcaaccttctttgcttcATACACAACAAGAAGGCTTGGGAGGAGGTTAACTATGTTAATTGCCGGTTTCTTCTTCGTCGTTGGAGTTATTCTTAATGCTGCAGCCCAAGACCTTGCCATGCTCATCATCGGTAGGATTTTGCTTGGATGTGGAGTCGGCTTCGCTAATCAG GCTGTTCCACTGTTCCTGTCAGAAATTGCACCCACAAGAATACGTGGAGGACTCAACATTCTATTCCAACTTAATGTTACCATTGGAATTCTTTTTGCAAACCTTGTCAATTACGGCACTGCTAA GATCAAAGGAGGATGGGGCTGGAGGTTGTCATTGGGGCTGGCGGGAATCCCTGCCGGGCTCCTGACATTAGGCGCCCTGTTCGTAGTCGACACGCCCAACAGCCTAATCGAGCGTGGTTATTTAGATGAAGGAAAAGCCGTGCTCAAGAGAATCCGAGGCACTGACAATATCGAGCCCGAGTTCTTGGAACTCGTTGAAGCGAGCCGTGTCGCCAAGCAAGTGAAACACCCTTTTAGAAACCTGCTCATGCGGAGGAACAGGCCGCAGCTGGTCATTGCTGTGGCTTTACAG ATCTTCCAGCAGTTCACTGGAATCAACGCGATCATGTTCTATGCGCCTGTTTTGTTCGACACTGTAGGATTTGGGAGTGATGCAGCCCTGTATTCGGCTGTGATCACCGGTGCAGTCAATGTGCTGTCGACCGTTGTATCGATCTACTCAGTTGACAAGGTGGGAAGGCGGGTGCTTTTGTTAGAAGCTGGCATCCAGATGTTCTTGTCCCAAGCGATCATAGCTGTGTTACTAGGGCTCAAGGTGAAGGATAACACCGACAACCTTAGCCACGGCTATGCGATTTTCGTTGTGATCTTGATCTGCACCTTTGTGTCTGCGTTTGCGTGGTCATGGGGCCCGCTCGGCTGGCTCATCCCCAGTGAGACTTTTCCATTGGAGACACGTTCGGCAGGGCAAAGTGTGACAGTGTGTGTCAATCTGCTGTTCACATTTGTGATCGCACAGGCGTTTCTGTCAATGCTTTGCCATTTCAAGTATGGgatattcttgttcttctcgGGTTGGGTTTTGGTGATGTCGTTCTTCGTGCTGTTCTTGGTGCCCGAGACGAAGAACGTGCCGATTGAGGAGATGACGGAAAGGGTGTGGAAGAGGCATTGGCTGTGGAGGAGGTTTATGGAGGATGGCTATGCAGATGAGGAAACTGGGAAGGGTGATGGCACCGGCAAGAACAATGGACATGCTCAAGGATTTAATCCTGATTCTCAGTTGTGA
- the LOC105171359 gene encoding mavicyanin has protein sequence MGSILGKRAVAVVLACLMFASSIQLSAGAVYKVGDSAGWTTIGNVDYNLWAATKTFHVNDTIVFEYNPQFHNVMQVTHAEFRACNASSPISTHTTGNDSITINTHGHHFFLCGVPGHCQAGQKVDINVLRAPSVAPSPSGLTPSPVPPVTVPALSPNDAPHVNLQFGWLLLVFQLLFVFYFSGN, from the exons ATGGGATCAATTCTTGGAAAGAGAGCTGTGGCAGTAGTGCTTGCTTGTCTGATGTTTGCTTCATCAATTCAGCTCTCAGCTGGAGCAGTCTATAAGGTGGGAGATTCTGCTGGCTGGACCACCATTGGAAATGTTGATTACAACCTCTGGGCTGCTACAAAAACCTTTCATGTTAACGACACAATCG TTTTTGAGTACAACCCTCAGTTTCACAATGTGATGCAAGTCACGCACGCTGAATTCAGGGCATGCAATGCCTCGTCCCCCATCTCGACTCACACGACGGGCAACGACTCCATCACCATCAATACTCACGGCCACCATTTCTTCCTATGTGGTGTTCCCGGGCACTGTCAAGCAGGACAGAAAGTTGATATCAACGTTCTTCGTGCTCCTTCAGTAGCACCCAGCCCCTCAGGATTAACTCCCTCTCCAGTTCCTCCAGTTACAGTTCCAGCACTTTCTCCAAACGATGCTCCTCATGTGAATTTGCAGTTTGGCTGGCTGCTTCTGGTTTTTCAGCTGTTGTTCGTGTTTTATTTCAGTGGTAATTAG
- the LOC105171361 gene encoding sugar transport protein 8-like isoform X2 encodes MSTADKSQYNSRITPYVFSCWILAAFGGLMFGYDIGISGGVTGMDEFLMTFFPKVHERKLHAHENNYCKYDDEMLQLFTSSLYIAALIASFFASKACSLWGRRPTILMASLLFIAASIICGAANTKWMLIFGRVLFGIGVGFGNEAVPLFLSEIAPIHHRGAVNILFQLLVTVGILIANLINYGTSMMKHGWRVSLGLAAVPGFILFIGSLVITETPPSLVEMGKEMEARAALQKIRGVDNVDAEFQQIVTGCEQAKQVKRPFKKLFKKSGFPALFISTIIQVFQQFTGINAIMFYAPVLFQTLGFKSDASLLSAVITGLVNVGATFVSIYAVDKLGRRKLLLQASIQMFISQVAIGAILVTHLKATGSLDKVLAAVVVVLVCTFVMSFAWSWGPMGWLIPSEIFPIETRTAGFAFAVSTNMICTFIIAQAFLSMLCHMRAYIFFFFSAWILVMGLFVVFLLPETKGVPIELVEERVWKQHPVWKKFFKDDAKETTD; translated from the exons atgtcTACCGCCGACAAGAGTCAATACAACTCGAGGATAACACCCTATGTGTTTTCCTGCTGGATTCTTGCTGCCTTTGGAGGGCTGATGTTCGGTTACGACATTGGCATTTCAG GCGGAGTAACTGGAATGGATGAATTCCTGATGACGTTTTTCCCCAAAGTCCACGAGAGAAAGTTGCACGCACATGAAAACAACTACTGTAAATATGATGATGAAATGCTACAACTCTTCACATCTTCTCTATACATAGCAGCACTTATAGCCAGTTTCTTTGCCTCTAAGGCCTGCTCCCTTTGGGGACGCCGGCCCACTATTCTTATGGCATCACTGTTATTTATTGCTGCTTCCATCATCTGTGGCGCTGCTAATACAAAGTGGATGTTAATTTTTGGTAGAGTTCTTTTTGGAATTGGAGTAGGCTTTGGAAATGAA GCTGTTCCCTTGTTTTTATCAGAAATTGCACCCATACACCATAGGGGAGCGGTGAATATCCTCTTCCAACTCTTGGTGACAGTTGGGATCCTCATTGCCAACCTTATCAACTATGGAACATCAATGATGAAGCATGGTTGGAGGGTGTCATTGGGGCTTGCAGCAGTTCCAGGATTTATCCTCTTCATAGGGTCTTTGGTCATCACTGAAACTCCTCCCAGCCTTGTTGAAATGGGCAAAGAAATGGAAGCAAGAGCAGCCCTCCAGAAAATCAGAGGTGTGGACAATGTTGATGCTGAGTTTCAGCAGATTGTTACAGGCTGTGAACAAGCCAAACAAGTTAAACGACCTTTCAAGAAATTGTTCAAGAAATCCGGATTCCCTGCTTTGTTCATCTCCACTATCATTCAGGTTTTCCAGCAGTTTACTGGGATCAACGCCATCATGTTTTACGCTCCGGTTTTGTTCCAGACATTGGGATTCAAGTCTGATGCCTCATTGTTGTCGGCTGTCATTACCGGTTTGGTTAACGTGGGGGCCACTTTCGTGTCCATCTATGCTGTTGACAAGCTAGGAAGGAGGAAGTTGCTTCTCCAAGCTTCCATCCAGATGTTTATTTCCCAG GTTGCAATTGGAGCAATCTTGGTAACCCACCTGAAGGCGACAGGGTCATTGGACAAGGTATTGGCAGCTGTGGTGGTGGTTCTAGTTTGCACATTCGTGATGTCATTTGCATGGTCGTGGGGGCCAATGGGATGGCTGATTCCCAGTGAAATCTTCCCAATAGAGACAAGAACAGCAGGTTTTGCATTTGCAGTGAGTACAAATATGATCTGCACTTTCATAATTGCTCAGGCATTCCTCTCCATGCTGTGCCATATGAGGGCctacattttcttcttcttttctgctTGGATTCTGGTAATGGGACTCTTTGTGGTGTTCTTATTGCCGGAGACCAAAGGAGTACCCATCGAGTTGGTTGAGGAAAGGGTCTGGAAGCAACATCCAGTGTGGAAGAAGTTCTTCAAGGATGATGCAAAGGAGACAACCGATTGA